The genomic segment CCAAACTGAGGGATTAGTGTTTAAAGCGTTGGGAATTGTAAGTGAAGAGGGGTATAAACCAAAAACTTTtcatgaaaaattgtttgaaatTGGGAAAGGGATTGAAGACCAATGTAAgcatatttttgatgatgTTAACGGTCTAATTGTGATACACAAGTACGACCAAACAATCTTGTATATGTCCAGCTGTCTAAGCCAACATTTGGGCGACAAAGACAGCGCTAACACCAATGATAATATGGGAGATGGTAAATTACAATCAAGCAAAGACTGTAAGGAAGCATTTAGGCTATTATGGAATCTCAACGACAAACACGCCAAGAACAAAATAGACAAGGCACTTGTGGCGCTGAGGGAGAAATTGGAGGCGCAACGATTAGTACTGGCCATTTCCATTTTGTCTAGGGACTATGACGCTATGGGCAAGGATATGGGAGTCATGCTGAATGACATTGCGATGAAAAATCCAGATGTTGGAAACTTTATCAGTGCAGTTAGTGACAAACAGCTGGAGAAAATGTTGGCGAAATTttagtatataattaataggTGATTTGTATGatacacatttattttaGCGCAATAGGTAGTGTGGGGATGCCTAAAAATAGGCTGTAGGTGTGCCTAATCTGCTGTTAATTTGTGTTGATATGGGATATAACAGTGACTGTAGAGCCAAAAAAAATGAAGTTAAGTGCGATGGAAACAATAAAAACCTGAATCCTGATTTTTTAAGTAGATATGTAGAAGCGGGGAGGGTATCTATAAATCGCAACGTCATAGCAAAGTGCCTGGAGTTTTACGAAATATCtctattgaattatttcGTGAAAGATTCACACACTTTTGAACCCATACAACTAAACACAAATTATGTTCCCCGCCCAGCGGATCAATCGAGTCCATCGGCAAGTCAAGTAGACACTTTATCATGGTGCAGCCATCAAATTGAAATGGAAGGCTTAGGTCCTAGGACTCGCCAAAATGATAACTATGCACGTAGTCCACTTTACGACCACGTAAACAAATTGGCTAATCTATATAGAAAACAGCCGCGCGAATTACCCCCTATTGATTTTAACCAAATTACTCCTCCGCAGGAACTGGACGAGCTACTATGTACAATTAGCATTTGCTGCAAGTATTACATAGCAGGTCAGAATTTTTTCATGTAGATTGCCTTAAAAGGGCTCAGGAAGATGCCTTAGCTCATGGCTCAACAGTGGTAACGGCGAGGCGCATATACGAAGCGGCCAGAAGGGGTAATTCCCAGCTGTGACAAATAGAGCCGGTAATTTTACACGATTTAAACGCCCAGTTACTCCACTGAATAGCTAATATTTGCGTCTCTTGGTAACGTGTTTGAGCGCTTCTTGATGCTGTGCCGACCTTTCCTCTTTCTTGGTATCCACGCCCCTAAAGGCGTTGAACTTGACCTGCTTTGTATCTACCTGGTCCTGGAAATTACGCCAACTGTTGACACGCATGTCAATGGTTTTGTCCCATTCCATTCTTTCGTACATTTGGATGCGCTCAAGTAGCATGATTTCGCTTATTTTCCGCTtttcatattcaatattgGCCTTCAAAGTTCTTTCTGCATACTCCTTCCTGTCGGCTTGCCTTTGCAATATGGCATCACATTCGGCATAAATTTCCTTTTCCATTGCCTTCTGCCCCTCTGGTCCAAAGCCAGCAAGTACCAAATCTGTGTAAGTGTTTGCTGgcgatattttaatttgtacatAACAAAGTTatgtacaaattaaaaGGTAGTATGTTTGTTACCTATGTTGTTAGCGGATGGTTTAATGCCATGTTTCTTGTACACAATTTTACGAGCGAAATCAAACACAGTCTTGTACTTTTCCCTAATCTCTTCTTTGTGAATATCCTCATACGCCTTTTttaaaactaatttagaaatcTCTTACTGTGAAAAGCCTCTTGAGCCCTGGGGTGGCGGCATTTATCGGGGTGTATGTAGCGGgaaatctaaattaacGCAATATACATTCCTAAATTCCCTTTtgatatcatcaattgtgGCATCAGGGCCGACTCCCAAAACTTGATAGGGAGAGGGGAACGCTTGCGATATGAGTCGGATTACATGACCGTTTGAGTCCatttttttatccaatCGACTCTCATTTTTACCTAAATAATGCCTTCGCCTACTATTTCGTATACTATCTATTTCATTCATAAAACTGCCGAAGATTTCGTCGACATCaccaatattattttcatcattgTTAGAATTGCTAGTATTTGAACTGTGATTATCTTGTGAATCTAATTTCCTGTAATTTGGTTCTGAATATTGATCATCAGATTCAGGCTTATCATTAGCACCGTCCTTCTCATTATTACCAGAAGCATTCATTAGTAATCGAGTATTTTGTTTGACattatttcaatatttttatagATGGAATCCCCAATTACTGGTAAacataattaaatgatacaatattaatttcatctaATGGCGTGCTAGTGTATAGGGATTAAATTATGATTTCTACTTAGGGTAACAACTCTGTCCATATGTgaaattttgcataaaaTACCGATATTTTAGTGTGAAATATAAATCTtatgaaattatcaattttttatttaaaaataattgttatgaatcgattttttaatataattaatatatatcaaagtTTAAATAAGTATCAAGTCGCATCTAGCGCTGCTAACAATAGGACTCCAAATTGAAATTAGTGTAGTGAGGTATATTTGAAATCAATAAGCATTACATAAATCACTAGCTAATTGGGTGTAGTCTAATACATATCCCCTTCCGGAGGCTGTGCCAGACGACGGTTGTGAACTTGGGCCATTTCCTTCCGTAAGCATGTCAGTATTGATTCAATTGTGAAATTTCTGTTCCAAGAAGCAAGAACCGGGCACAGACTTTTTATAACCTAAGTGATAAGCTGTTTGGTACGTTGCCTTGGGGATCGACACATCGGAGCgaaatttttgtcaaaaacTTCACAATCGGAGGCTCATCAGGGTAGTTATCTCCGCATATAAGGGAGAGGCAGTAAATACGATTTTCAAAGTTTGTCTAAATAACTCATTTTTTACTCCTGGATAACCCAAAATCGTGCATGACCAATTGGTTAGTGTTATGTCATCCGCTTCCTGTAGTCCAAAGGATACACCATCACTAGCCAACCCCTTCTGACCCTTCTCTAACTCGTCCAACAATCTAAAGCTCCTAGGCACAATAACCTAAGTCGCCATTTTCCCTACCTCATCCATGTCACAACGCAGTACAAATTGTAACTACACCATAATCATTAACAACATATATTAGCAAATTGTCATTATTTTGGAGTTTGCACGGGAATTTTAGGtcatattttacataaataactaagcatgtgtaaaaattgaGGCAATATATACCAAGTGTATCGGACGTTGAACAACTGTCTCCGCCAGATTCTCAATCTATAGTTCATTACTACGTTTAAAATCAGTGTTTATCCATGTATTTAGCAGAGTTTATTGTACGAATGGTACGCAGTTTCTCTGGTATATTTAACCAGCATTCACAATGTAGGCAGatatttatgatttatGAAGGTATTGTGAAATTAGATTAAGTAGTGACTAGGGTAATTGGGAGCCGTTGGGCCATTTTGGCGCAAAGTAACTGGCAATTCCACGTGAAATTAAGTTCATTTTAGAACTTGACTATTGTGTTGttatcattaataatacaaaaGATGTTTATTAAAGTCGATAGATGCATTACAAATGACACATTACGCTGCATTTTTTCAATGAGGAACCGCATCTTATAAACGAGAGATATATTGTACATAGAGAGGGAAATACATTAGATGGCCTTGATCGACTGCGTCtcataatataatgtaggGGTCAATCTTATGTTTAATCTTTGCACCGGGGGAAATAATAAATCCATATTCTAAAAGGTCGTTTTCCTCCAAAGCGGCAACGAAGGACTCGGACATAGAAGCTCTCTTAAGGAAGGGGAGTAGGTTTAGTAACTCAGTGTCGTTTGGGTCATTTATCCACGTAGTTATTGGTATAGCGTTTTTTGGTTGTATACAATACGATATAGGTGAATTGTCCACAATTGCAATGTTTGATAGAGGTATGTTTAGTATGCGTAGGTCTTTGACATAGCAATTACGATATGATAAACATGAATCGCGGTAATAGCATTTGGATACGACCTTGTTCTTGTCAAGAATGTCGATAACCGCCTTGGCATATGGCTCAGATCCTGCAGTAAAAATGACCACTTCGAAAAGCTTAGCCACTTGCTCTAGGAATTCATCAGCATATGGTCTTTTGTATACATAAATAGTCTGATTTTCGGTATCATTCTTGATAGTAGTGGAAAAGGAGTGGTTGCCGTCAGTAACAAACTCAGAGTGGATCAGAGTTTCATCCAGATCCAGCACCAGGGTGAACTTTTTCTTACCAGAGGTAACTGGCTTTTCACTTGTCAGAAATTTTTTTAGCTGAGTTTGAAAAGTTGGTCGATTGGCCTCAACTTTTGGTTTGGTTTCTGATTGAATTTGAGGCTGTGGTTGTAAATGTGTGAGTGGTTGAATAATTGTGGAGTATGTAGTTGGCATTGTGTAATTTTCTCTGGTTTAAATTTTGAGATCCGTTAACATATAACCCTTGTAATAGTTTGTAGGGTTTAAACTGGTTACccattcaaattttacacaacCTACTGTTGCGGACCTGCATGCATATGATTCCATTTCTCTTATGCATGTGTAGAACCCAATTGTTAAAGGCATAGTTCAAGAGACTGAAATAATGCtgaatatatacatattcaATCATTCACTGTGCATTGAAcgtattatttattggttATGAGCGATATGACGATTACACATTATGGGGCATCTAATCTATATGTATGACGTgaataatgttaataagTTTGTtatgatatcaaataactaatttttcGGTTACGTGTCCGTTATTTTTTCCTTCAATTGCAGAGTTTTAATCTATGTACTAATTCTATGTTAATCTATGGTCGGTAGGATAGTGGCGATGTTGCAGGTACTGTTCAAGCATTTTAACTATTCTAAGATACACAACTACAGTCGCAATAATGTATAGCTTGGGGGAGTTCAGAgaaaaaaaaatctaaaattaaGCAAAATTTACTTAAAACGTTATTTGTAGCTATAATGTGCCGAATTTGTAACCATGCATCCATTTGTCAGTTAGTGACAGAGTATAATCGTAGACTAATGCACTGCGATTAAATAAGTAATTGTCTATCAGTTTTCTCCAGTTGCCAATAATTGGAATTGTATGCAATTTTACGACATCATAGCGGTTAGCCAAGTAAATATACTGCGTCAAATACAATACCCGGCCACACTGAGTAGAGCAGCGTAGGCTTTAGataaaacaataataatgtgtATGTAGTAGAGCACTATATAGTTACATGCCGGTTGTGCCCGACTCCAGGTGAGTGTGTAGCCATgaagaaaattttatattgtaCACGATGGGAGAATATTTCGATTTCTAATAGACTCAAGAATATCTACATTTAGCCTCTCTAGTGTAGAATCTTCAAAAGAGGTGCAAATATCCGGTAATTTTACAAAGCTATTGAGTATCTACCCACTAGACGGGTCCACGCTCGCAATTGCAGGCCTAGACAATGATGGTAAAAATTGTACCTGGTTGTGCAGTGTTGAAGGGTCAAATGTAAGCCCGTATGCCCAGATTTCTGACAATTTGCCCCTGGCCGTGCAGTCAGATCTGCATATAACATACATCTTGGCCAATGAAACAACCCTTGAGCTCTGGGATCACAAGCTGGCTCAGCCCTTCAAGTaaccaaacaatttattcagGAAGCAATTTGACGAGGTTATCCTTGCCATTGAAGTTAACCGTAGGCTAGGCATTTTAGCTGCCTTTGGCGAAAAAAGCATCCATTTGATAGAGGAGGATTCGGCACATGAAGTTAAGCACAATTCGACAATAAAGTTATCAGATGGAAGCAGGGTACACCCTCTGGCCTGGTAAGAGCTAACCTACTCACAAGATAcgatgaaattatttaactcAGGGGTCCGCTAAAAACGCTTGCAATAGGAGGAGATAGGGTAGTAAGGTATATTTCCGGTTCCAAATGGTCTCTATATAGCTTCCAAACTGCAGCAGGGTCTACGCATGTCAGTACTATTACATTGGTACGCTTTTTAGCACAGGGCGATAATACCCTACTAGTTACTGGCTCCAACGACGCCCTTATAATTTGGGATTTTGATGAAGAAGCACAGTTGAGCAAGATAAGCCGAAGTCTAGCTTGGCCTTCAGTTGTCGATTTCTTTCAAAAAGATGGCAAACTTTTTCTCTACTACCACGACGAAGGTAGTTTATAGTTCACCCAGCCGAATTGCACGTGGAACCTTTGGAAATCGGAGGAAAGAAGAAGAAGAATTTGGTGAAGGGAAGCTCTAATTTTGTGGATCTTGACGCTGAGGAGAGCCCAGTGCAAGAAGAGTTATTTGTTAGTCCGACAAAGCATTCAACATCCACACCCTCTAGTCTGGGCGATGATAACACTATTGTGGACGGAGACTACCAAAATGATTCACTACACACAATGgttataaatatgcaaaaGAAAATTAATGCACTCGAGTCCCTTCTTGggaatttgtcaaaaaatGCTGAGTGTGATGATATGATCGTTACACCCGGCCAGTGTCCACCGCCAATAGACGCAGCCGATCAATGGTATGCTATGTTTCTCATCGTCAAatgattaaataaaatCGTTAATTTAGGTGTATGTTTTGGAATCAGTTGGGCCATGTATCAAAGTCATCTGTGCTAGGCAATCAAACAATTCACATTCACATGTTCTCCGGACCACATGCAGGCAATATCAAGGTGGCGGATAAGTATAATTGTTCTTTAGTGTCGCTTTACTCTAACGGATACGCTGTATCGGCGGATATCCAGAACTCAGACACAGCAAATTCAATCCTCTCCTTCAGGTAAGACTGTTAGAACCTCTTTTTCACATATGCGAGCTAATTTAGTCTATTCACTGGGGCCGCCAATTGGGAACGACGAACCCGTGCAGGTGAGACCATCAAGGCTATAGCCCTAGGGGCCACTTTTTTGGCAATGGTAACCAGCGCCAATACGCTTTACGTCTTCTCCCCAGGCGGCAGCTTGCTGTCGGCCTCGCAGCTATCCGGCCCATGCGCTGCGCTTGCAGGGCATGGGCCCTTGCTAATTGTCATAACCAAATTTGGTGCCATAGATAATTGGACCGGATTAGCACATTATCAGCATGTGTTGTTCGTAGTAGATTCAGTCAAGAGCTACTCAAAGGACAGAGCAGGCTGTTTAACGATACTGTCCAAAGGTAAATGATATTCCACTCAGAGACGTTTTCGTTGCCAAACCCGATCAATGGCACTGTTGGGATCGATTGGATCAATATTTCTGACAATTTAATCTGCCACATTAGGTCTCAAGGTATGTCAGTTCTTCAATTCATCGTCCCTATCTCAATGACTTAGGCACTGTTTATGGGCTGTATCCCACAGGCATGGATCTGGCCGGTCAATTCATTCTGCATTGGATGCCCCTAGTCAACCTGCAGGACATGGGCAACTCC from the Babesia microti strain RI chromosome I, complete genome genome contains:
- a CDS encoding hypothetical protein (overlaps_old_locusTagID:BBM_I00400) codes for the protein MGYNSDCRAKKNEVKCDGNNKNLNPDFLSRYVEAGRVSINRNVIAKCLEFYEISLLNYFVKDSHTFEPIQLNTNYVPRPADQSSPSASQVDTLSWCSHQIEMEGLGPRTRQNDNYARSPLYDHVNKLANLYRKQPRELPPIDFNQITPPQELDELLCTISICCKYYIADCLKRAQEDALAHGSTVVTARRIYEAARRGNSQL
- a CDS encoding DnaJ homolog subfamily C member 8 (overlaps_old_locusTagID:BBM_I00405), with product MNASGNNEKDGANDKPESDDQYSEPNYRKLDSQDNHSSNTSNSNNDENNIGDVDEIFGSFMNEIDSIRNSKNESRLDKKMDSNGHVIRLISQAFPSPYQVLGVGPDATIDDIKREFRNISRYIHPDKCRHPRAQEAFHILKKAYEDIHKEEIREKYKTVFDFARKIVYKKHGIKPSANNIDLVLAGFGPEGQKAMEKEIYAECDAILQRQADRKEYAERTLKANIEYEKRKISEIMLLERIQMYERMEWDKTIDMRVNSWRNFQDQVDTKQVKFNAFRGVDTKKEERSAQHQEALKHVTKRRKY
- a CDS encoding ubiquitin-conjugating enzyme E2 variant (overlaps_old_locusTagID:BBM_I00410), with the translated sequence MDEVIVPRSFRLLDELEKGQKGLASDGVSFGLQEADDITLTNWSCTILGYPGTNFENRIYCLSLICGDNYPDEPPIVKFLTKISLRCVDPQGNVIKSLCPVLASWNRNFTIESILTCLRKEMAQVHNRRLAQPPEGDMY
- a CDS encoding NLI interacting factor-like phosphatase (overlaps_old_locusTagID:BBM_I00415), with product MPTTYSTIIQPLTHLQPQPQIQSETKPKVEANRPTFQTQLKKFLTSEKPVTSGKKKFTLVLDLDETLIHSEFVTDGNHSFSTTIKNDTENQTIYVYKRPYADEFLEQVAKLFEVVIFTAGSEPYAKAVIDILDKNKVVSKCYYRDSCLSYRNCYVKDLRILNIPLSNIAIVDNSPISYCIQPKNAIPITTWINDPNDTELLNLLPFLKRASMSESFVAALEENDLLEYGFIISPGAKIKHKIDPYIIL
- a CDS encoding conserved Plasmodium protein, unknown function (overlaps_old_locusTagID:BBM_I00420), with the translated sequence MPVVPDSRKFYIVHDGRIFRFLIDSRISTFSLSSVESSKEVQISGNFTKLLSIYPLDGSTLAIAGLDNDGKNCTWLCSVEGSNVSPYAQISDNLPLAVQSDLHITYILANETTLELWDHKLAQPFKKQFDEVILAIEVNRRLGILAAFGEKSIHLIEEDSAHEVKHNSTIKLSDGSRVHPLAWGPLKTLAIGGDRVVRYISGSKWSLYSFQTAAGSTHVSTITLVRFLAQGDNTLLVTGSNDALIIWDFDEEAQLSKISRSLAWPSVVDFFQKDGKLFLYYHDEAELHVEPLEIGGKKKKNLVKGSSNFVDLDAEESPVQEELFVSPTKHSTSTPSSLGDDNTIVDGDYQNDSLHTMVINMQKKINALESLLGNLSKNAECDDMIVTPGQCPPPIDAADQWCMFWNQLGHVSKSSVLGNQTIHIHMFSGPHAGNIKVADKYNCSLVSLYSNGYAVSADIQNSDTANSILSFSLFTGAANWERRTRAGETIKAIALGATFLAMVTSANTLYVFSPGGSLLSASQLSGPCAALAGHGPLLIVITKFGAIDNWTGLAHYQHVLFVVDSVKSYSKDRAGCLTILSKETFSLPNPINGTVGIDWINISDNLICHIRSQGTVYGLYPTGMDLAGQFILHWMPLVNLQDMGNSVNSLLFPLYVELDKICYVKLRPGHLYPTSSVPVNFFGYSLLKSYLRIDPLVASAVPLKRYNSLLSEDPQLKEMVKGEDGNLRVADEVVALDWMIYDEMRYRLSLYANQFSFASLLTQSGALDPAIHVPVDSWSAKISECHKISDKWALRIIRKTFEDKKTQCTSREALYMIKGVKGLDIAASIIGPLNQQFVEDARKIKLRRLEAESPTLS